CCGCGCGTTCAGAAACAGATATTCCCTTGATTCTTTCAGGTTGTTTTCGCGATTTAACTACAGGGAGTCCATTACATATTCAGTTTGTCAACGGGGATATCCGATCTGCAGATTACGAACAACAACAAAAAATTCCTAGACCTGGTCATGCAGACTTTGTCGCTGCAAAAAAATTTGGGGGTTTCCATGATTATAGAGGTGGAGGACATTTTAGCGGGCGATTGACATTGCCAATTGTTGCTGCGGGAGTGCTTGCAAAAAAAATAATAGGGCCCATTGAGCTCGAAGCAACATTAATTGAAGCTGGTGGATCAAATGATATTCAAAAGGCAATTGAAATGGCCATTGCCAATCAGGATAGTATTGGTGGTATTGTTGAATGTAAAATTCAAAATGTTCCGATAGGATTGGGTGAACCCTTTTTTGATTCCATCGAATCAAAATTAAGTCACCTGATTTTTAGTATTCCTGCAATAAAGGGAATTGAATTTGGAAGTGGATTTTTAGCTGCTAAAATGAAGGGTTCTCAACATAATGATTCCATTCTCAATTCATCGGGACAGACGCAAACGAACCATGCCGGAGGCATTAATGGCGGAATCAGCAATGGAAATCCGATCATTTTTCGTGTGGCAATCAAGCCAACAAGTAGTATTGGAGCTATACAAGAATCCGTGAACTTGAACACAAACCAAATGGAATCATTCCAAATCCAGGGCCGCCATGATGTTTGCATTGCTTTGAGAGTGCCTGTTGTTGTGGAAGCGGTCGCAGCTATTGTAATAGCTGATTTAATAATGGAATCAAAACTCAATAAGGGATAAAAAAAAACTCCGGTTTTTTGAACCAGAGTTTTTTTATCGCGATTTGTAGATTTACATCTGCATTTCGCCCATTCCAGAAGTCATGGGCTCGGCAGCTGCAGCCGGCGCAGGCGCAGGCTTTTTTCTACCTTTTGAACTTCCTTTCTTAGCAGTCGCTTTTTTGGTAGCTTTCTTAGGAGCCGCCTTTTTAGCAGTCGCTTTTTTAGCACCAGCTTTCTTAGCAGTTGCTTTTTTAGGAGCCGCTTTTTTAGCGGTAGCTTTTTTAGGAGCCGCTTTCTTAGCAGTTGCTTTTTTAGGAGCTGCTTTCTTAGCTGCTGCTTTTTTAGGAGCTGCTTTTTTAGCGGTAGCTTTTTTAGGAGCTGCTTTCTTAGCTGCTGCTTTTTTAGGAGCTGCTTTTTTAGCGGTAGCTTTTTTAGGAGCCGCTTTCTTAGCTGCTGCTTTTTTAGGAGCTGCTTTCTTTGCTACTACTTTTTTAGCAGCCTTTTTAGGAGCTGCTTTTTTAGCAGTCGCTTTTTTTGCTCCAGCTTTTTTAGTAGCTTTTTTAGGAGCTGCTTTTTTGGCTGTTGCCTTTTTCGTGGTTTTCTTAGCAGTTGAACGTGCTTTTGCCATGATTAATTTTTTTACGTTAACGAATAAAAATAAAACATTTGATTAGAGAATAATGAAATTCATTTATCAAAAATCCTACCAAAGGTATGACATTTTTTAAATATGCAAATTTTTTTTAATATTTTTTTGAAAAAGCACATTTTTTTCTTAGTAGCAAATTTTGTAAATCATCACTTCCTTATGATCAAATATATTTATTCATAAGCGGGACGATTAAAATTCATAGGTCCATTGAAGTGTTGCATTTGAAGTTTGATTTTGCATTTCAAATGGAGTTGAACTCCTTTGAACATCAATGAATACAAGGGTTTGAGATAATTTTGCTTCAATGTTGAATCTTTGAAATGGCTTCCATCTGATGTTGAAATAGTATCGCAATCCACTTCCTGAATGCGATTGAAATCCATAATGGTACATGACATCATTCTCAAAAACATACATCTTTAAGCCACTTTTACCAAGATCAAAATATGCGATTCGAGCATTGAAATTGAGCTTTCCGGCAAGTGGTTTGTACAAAATATCCTGTGCACAAAAGAATCCTGAGGCATTTTGACCTATTGAATTTAAGCATTTCCATTGAATTCTGTTTCTCCATTTGAGCGATCTGGACAAGGCCATTTCATAATATATCTGAATGGAGAGTTGGTGAATAGTCCTCTGTATTGAAGGCAACAATACTTGTTGTGGATTTTCAGTCAGCGCTTGAGATCGCAGTTCTATCTGACATTTGGACTGCCACTTTCTTCTTTGTTGACTACTGAGAGATAAACGAGAGTAAGATGTAGGTGATTTGCTGTAATAGCCACTGGACACGTCCCAGAGACGTTCATTGATCTCATATGCAAGACTTAATTTTAAATTTCCTTTGATGTTGAAATTAAATTGCAGCATATAGCCAGTTTGGTTCCAGCTTTTTCCACTTGATGTGTTTGCCTGGCTTAGATGGGCATAAAACCCAGGTCCATATCGATAAAATTCACATGCAATTTCAGCTCGCTTGCCGATGCCTGCTGCCAATGATTGGTGATAGCTTGTGTTCTTTCGCGTATCCATTACAAGCTCCCCGGTGAGAAATATATTCCTCATTTGCATTTTGTAAAACCCAGATCCATAACATAGTTTTTGGGCTTCTGGTATGAATATCTTTTCTAATTGAGTGGTATTTGATTGATCATATTGGTTCGCATTATACATGCCATGTAATCCTATTTCAGCATTTTCCGTTTTGTGTAAAGCAACAACTCCGCTGGTCAAGACGGATTGATTCTTTCGATTAGATAGTTCATAATTAGTGGTATGTAAGCCTGATTCCTGAAATCTTGTAGATAATAGGGTGGGCTTATTATCCGACGAATCCAATCTTGAATCCATCAACTTATAGGATGTATAAGCGATCAGATCAAAATTTAAGGCTAGGGTCATTCGTGCGCAAATTCCTCTAAGCATTTCGTTTTCGCCAATGGAGCTATAAGCTTTCATTCCATATTGTGTTTTAAAAGAGATCCTCAATTCTGGTAAACCACTTTTAAAAGAACCATTGTCTAGTAACAAACCCAAACCTAATGATAGACTGTAATCTCCCAATATGATATGTGGAATTTTCTTATGTAGATTTCGCAAGGAGGCGTTCGCCGAAATATAATCAGGTAATTTCAAACCGCTTTTCATCAGCCATGACTCGCCAGCATCTTTTTCAAGTGTTAGCCCATATTGAAGTTTGTGATGTGCAAATCCTCTAAACTTTAAGAGCAATTTATCAGGACTACCTATTTTTCGCGACGCAGAGCTGTCACTTATGTTTTCATCTGATGGTGTTTCAAGCCTTCGATTCCAACGCAACAATAAGAATTGCTTCTGGCTTTGATTCATTTGAGTTTCTGAAGCAGCAATGCCACGGTCATTTAAGACATAAGTCAAATTGATGAGTTTTCGGATTTTCTCAGGAGCAATTCCCATCAGCGTTTGTAATTCCAAAGTAGATATCAGAGGTTTTAGCTTGTGCAGAAATGCAATAATTTGTTCGATCTCGTTAGGGTTTAAAAATTCAAATCTCTCAAGATCTTCCGGAACGATTGCATTGATGTCTAATTTTTCCTTGCTTTCAAATTGTAGTCCTTCATCTTTTTGTAAACTAAATTGCTGCTCAAGCACTTTTTCAGATGAATTAATAAACGGATCATCTTCTGTCCATTCTGTAAGTTGTGCGTGCAAAACACTATGGTGTAAAAGTAATAAGTGGACCAGTCCTGTCCCAATGTAATGAATTAAGTTGTTCATAGTAAAGGTGTTCTGAATACGAAATTAAATATTCAAATAGACAATTAAATATTTTGTTTGCTTTCATTATAGGCTCGCAAACTCGAATAAGTAGATCCTGCATTTGGATAAATTAGAATCTTAATTTAATCAAGCTTGTGATTGAAAATATTTTGATGCGACAAGTTCCCGGATCGAAAATTGTTTGAAAAATGTACCTGATCTATAGGCCAGGCCCATTCAGCAGCTTCTATTAAGTATACAACTAAATTCTGATGGATGTTGATTACTTTTGCGGCTTGGCCCTGTAGTTCAACGGATAGAATGGGAGATTCCGGTTCTCCAGGTTGAGGTTCGATTCCTCACAGGGTCACTCTTGATTTTGAAATTAATTATTTTTATTTTGCCTATGCTACAAACCTTCGAATCGATCCCATTTTCTCATATAAATAGCATATCCGGAAATGTATGATCATTAGGTAATACATTTGACCACTTTAAACTTTATCTTTTAATCCCTTCCAAATCCGATTAATTCTTTCAAATTCTGCGAGCATATGAAATCAAAACTTACTTCTATATTCGGCCTCTACTGTCCGGCATGCAGAAAAGGAAAGTTATTTCCCGCTAAAAATTTATTCTGGGATTATAGCTTTAATATGCATCAAAGATGTACGGTCTGTAACGAATCCTTTTTCAGAGAACCTGGCTTTTATTATGGAGCTATGTTTATTTCTTACATATTTTCCGGATTCTTCTCATTGATATTAATGGGGCTACTCATCCTGGGATTCGGTATTTATTGGGAACATGCTCTAGCTGTTTTAATTGTGGTACTTGCCATAGGATTTGGTTATCTGTTTAAAGTATCCAGGTCAATCTGGATTCATTTTTTTGTATCTTACAAGAATAAGGAGTGAGGAGATGAGATTAAAGAGTAAGGATTAAGGAGGAAGGATTAAAGAGGAAAGAGTAAGGAATAAGGAGCAAGGAGTAAAGAGTTGTCAATGCCTAAATAGGGTTGACCGTTTTGTGTAACTTTTTACTCGAATTATTTGCAGAGAATACATCAAGATTCTGAGGTGTTTTTTGCTCAAAATATATGGGGTTCGATACCCAATATATTTTGTTATTTGCATCAAATGACTCTTTCATCCTCGGTGTTTTTTGCAATTGTAAAGTTATATCCAAATTTTCAAATTCAACAGGACTTAATCTTTGTAACTCTTTATGAGGTTTTTCTAAGTTATAAAGTTGTACACTTCGGTCAACCTCTATAGTCAATTGATGATAATTTTTAATATCCCTGTGTATCAAATAGTTATTCTTTATGATTCCATTAATCCTTTCAGCTTTACCATTTTCCCAAGCATATTCACACATACTGTTTCTGATTTCATATTTTGCGGTAAGCTCTAAAAAGGATTTTGCATAGTATTGTCCACCACCATCGGAATGGAATATTAATTCGCTCATCTTTTGTTTGGCTCGCAACTTTATAGCCATTTTTAAGGCTGGCATTGTGGTACAAATGGTCGTTAAATTATCCGACACGTTATGCCCAACAATTCGTCTAGAATAAGCATCAAGGATAAAAGTTAAATAATAAAACCTATTGTTTAATTCAAAATAGGTTATGTCGCTTTGCCAGACTTGATCAACTCGATTGATTTGGAGATCTATAAGCAAATTGTCAAATCGTATAACCCCTGTGTTGTCTGTTGTTCTTGGCCTAAATACTTTCTTAAGGGACATCAAACTATTTTCTTTACAAAAGGCTTCAAAACGGTCCCTGCCCATGGATTCTGGCCGAATTTTATAAAACAGATCACGCACTCCCATCGTAGGGTGATCTTCACGAATTTGGTGTATGAGCCACAGAAGTTGTGCTTCTATTTCTAGATCCTGGTGATTCCTTTCTATTCTTTGATGAACAGATTGTTTGCTGATATTCATTACTCTGTACAACTTATTTAATGAGAATGGATATCGCTTTCGCTCCTGTCTGAAGTAGCAGATTGTGCTGAAGAATATTTTTTTAATATCAATCTTGTATGCTTCTTCTGCTAATTCAATCATCTTAGTTTGAAAGTCAATTAGGATCTGTTTTTGACCAATTACTCGTTCCAATTCTGCAACTTTTTGCTTAAGTTCTATTATTTTTTTAGTGTCGGAATTTGTTTCAACAATCATGCGAATTTGGCTTTTAGCTGCACCAAATTTACTCATCCATTTGTATACATTGGTAGGGCTAACCTCGTATTCCTTACAAATTTCACTGACTTTGCTCCTGCCTTGCTCTATCTCGAGAACCTTCGATCGTTTGAAACTTTCTGAAAAATGCCTCGCCATACGCTGCTCAATGCTCATTTTAAATTGCCTTCTAATTGTTGCCATTTTTATGTTTTTTAATGATAAAAAATGGTCAACCTATATCAGGCACTGACAAGTAAGGAGCAAAGAGTAACAGACTTTCAGACTAACAGACTAACAGACTTCTCCTACCCGCCTAAACAACTCACCAGCTGCTACCACCACCGCCTCCAAATCCACCTCCTGAAAAAGAACCGCCACCACCTCCACTTGAAGAGCCACTGCTCGAAGGTCTGCTAGACATCACCGTTCTCATTTCAGTAAGCGATTGACTCAAAGTATCATTAAACGCAGCAGCATTAAAAATACCATGCGAACTGTAAAAGCTGGGCGTATTTGAATGAAACCAAGTTGGTGTAGGCAAATTAATTCCTTTGAACTTATCACACCAAGTATCCGCACAATTGAAGGCAACCGCATATGGTAGCACTGCATCAAAATAACTTGGATCCTCTTTTACTAAAAATTCCAGTTTGTCTTTTTCTGCCAGCTTGATGAATTTTTTCAAGCCTCTGATTTCCCGATATAACATATCACCATGTTGGCTTCTCTTGAGCAAGCTATAGGCAAAGACCATCAAAACAATGGCGAATATTATGGTGAGGATTAAAAAGAAAATTTTACCATAGAAAAAACAAAGTGCGGCATTGGTAACGGCAACCAAACCAATGACCCAAAATGAATTCCAATACAATTTTTTGGAAGGTGCAGTGAAATAATCAGAATTCATTACAGCATCATTCACTGCAGACTGTGCTGTTTGAAAATGGGTGTAAAAGGTATTTTTTAAATCACTTAATTGGACGCGATCTCCACATTCGAAGATGCCATCAAAGAATACTTTTTGGTGGGCCGGTGCATCTACAGGCAGTTCTTTGAGTTTGATAAAAGTGATGTCGTCATCAGCAAAAAATCCCTCAGCTTTTTGATGCTCAATTTTAAGATAGCCTTTATGACCTAAATAGGGGATCATCGACAATACATCATGCATATTAGCCCGTATATCAATGGCAAAACCTGCCATTGCTGAATCAATTCCCTTTGGAGGCAAATAGGCCACCATATCTGCCATTTTAGTATCCACCCCAAATCTCCTCCAAACAAAATAAAAACTGAGCAACATGATCAAAGGAAGTATAAAAAATTTCCCGTGGTAGAACAGTAGTTTATAAAAAGGATAGACCTCAATACTGCCAACAGGCATCCGGATGGCTGCGGTCATCCCTTTATAATTTCCTAAGCCTACTAAGGATTGGCCAGTTAAAACATTTTGATTCCATTGGGCACTTGAAGATTGTTCAACAGAACCATATTCACCGGTGCGGATCTCAAAATCTTCTTCTCCAATTGGGATGCCTTGCGGAATCGAGATTTTAAAGGAGACTTCTTCAATAGGTACTTCCCATTGATCACCGATGATATTCCAATAAAATTCTGGTCCTGATGCTCCGTGAAGTAAACCATTTTCAACCGTGTAATCAATGATGTAAGTTTGTTCGCCCGTTAAATAAATTTCGGGATCTCCAATCCGGATTTGCAGGCCGATACCTCTATATTGATTTTTATATGGATGGCCGGTGACTTTTACATCACTTAAAAAGATTTCATGGGCAAATAGCATGTCGAAAATGGAACCTGAAGTTTTATGGGATAAATTGTACTTCAATGGAATGTCGCGCAAAATTCCCCTGCGAGGTTCCAGAAAATCTACTTTAATGATTTCCTGCACATGAAAAGAGCCTTCTTTTTTTAATTCAATTTTGACATCGTAATTGCGAATGATAAAACCACCCTGAGCGAATATAAACTGGCTAAGAAAGAGAAATATGAAAATTAAGCAATTTGAAAGTTTAGGCATGTTTGATTGCTTAAAATTGAACGGTGACATTTTTTTTGCTCTCTTCCTCTGTTTCAAAATAATCGAAAGTACTGAAACCAAAACTGCTTGCAATGAGCACACCAGGAAAACCTTCAACTTTATTGTTATTTTCGCGAACAGTAGCATTGTAATATCTGCGGGCATTCTCGAGGTTTTGTTCGATTTCGCTCAAGGTATCTTGCAATTGTAAAAAATTGGTATTTGCCTTCAGATCGGGATAATTTTCTGCCAGTGCAAATATTTGACGAAGACCAGCCGTTAAAGCTTGATCTGCAGCTATTTTTCCATTAATATCTCCTTTGGGAACACTCAATGCAGCATTTCTGGCTGCAATTACTTTTTCAAGTGTACCTGATTCATGAGCTGCATATCCTTTTACCGTATTTACAATGTTTGGTATCAGATCATATCTTTTTTTCAAGGCTACATCAATATTGCTCCATGCATCCATGACTGCGTTTTTTGCACGAACCAATCCATTGTAAAAAAATACGAGAACAATCCCAATAAAAAGGGCTAAACCAAGTAAAATCATCATAAAATTCAAATTTAAAGTGAGTAATTGAACAACGTAAATATAATGGCTTTTTGATGTTTTAAGTTCCAGGCAAATGTTCTATTGATCCGGTTTTTGAGTTCATTCATCGAAAGTACTTTGCGTTCTATTAAAATTCCATCTTTAATAAGATTCGAAAACTTCTGCCTTCTTCATCGGCGAAATAGCGAAGACGATTTAAATAATCCCGGTATCTCTCGTTCCATAAATTATCGATTTCAAGTCCTATATGCCATTTTTGGTCAAAAATTATCATTTCTGTATCGATTCCTGCTGTAATCAATAAATAGGCTGGGGGTGGTTCTAGAAAGTCTGTTTTTATACTATAATGATTTTGACGAAAATGGTAACTAGCCGATACAAACAAATCCAACTTCCTGAATTTTTTGCCAGGAAGTA
The genomic region above belongs to Saprospiraceae bacterium and contains:
- a CDS encoding chorismate synthase; translation: MNSFGKNFRIQLYGESHGPAVGVIVDGLPAGIPINLKDFERDISRRKPGAVGTTARSETDIPLILSGCFRDLTTGSPLHIQFVNGDIRSADYEQQQKIPRPGHADFVAAKKFGGFHDYRGGGHFSGRLTLPIVAAGVLAKKIIGPIELEATLIEAGGSNDIQKAIEMAIANQDSIGGIVECKIQNVPIGLGEPFFDSIESKLSHLIFSIPAIKGIEFGSGFLAAKMKGSQHNDSILNSSGQTQTNHAGGINGGISNGNPIIFRVAIKPTSSIGAIQESVNLNTNQMESFQIQGRHDVCIALRVPVVVEAVAAIVIADLIMESKLNKG
- a CDS encoding histone H1-like repetitive region-containing protein, with the translated sequence MAKARSTAKKTTKKATAKKAAPKKATKKAGAKKATAKKAAPKKAAKKVVAKKAAPKKAAAKKAAPKKATAKKAAPKKAAAKKAAPKKATAKKAAPKKAAAKKAAPKKATAKKAAPKKATAKKAAPKKATAKKAGAKKATAKKAAPKKATKKATAKKGSSKGRKKPAPAPAAAAEPMTSGMGEMQM
- a CDS encoding DUF983 domain-containing protein, translated to MKSKLTSIFGLYCPACRKGKLFPAKNLFWDYSFNMHQRCTVCNESFFREPGFYYGAMFISYIFSGFFSLILMGLLILGFGIYWEHALAVLIVVLAIGFGYLFKVSRSIWIHFFVSYKNKE
- a CDS encoding IS3 family transposase, encoding MATIRRQFKMSIEQRMARHFSESFKRSKVLEIEQGRSKVSEICKEYEVSPTNVYKWMSKFGAAKSQIRMIVETNSDTKKIIELKQKVAELERVIGQKQILIDFQTKMIELAEEAYKIDIKKIFFSTICYFRQERKRYPFSLNKLYRVMNISKQSVHQRIERNHQDLEIEAQLLWLIHQIREDHPTMGVRDLFYKIRPESMGRDRFEAFCKENSLMSLKKVFRPRTTDNTGVIRFDNLLIDLQINRVDQVWQSDITYFELNNRFYYLTFILDAYSRRIVGHNVSDNLTTICTTMPALKMAIKLRAKQKMSELIFHSDGGGQYYAKSFLELTAKYEIRNSMCEYAWENGKAERINGIIKNNYLIHRDIKNYHQLTIEVDRSVQLYNLEKPHKELQRLSPVEFENLDITLQLQKTPRMKESFDANNKIYWVSNPIYFEQKTPQNLDVFSANNSSKKLHKTVNPI
- a CDS encoding DUF2207 domain-containing protein, with the protein product MPKLSNCLIFIFLFLSQFIFAQGGFIIRNYDVKIELKKEGSFHVQEIIKVDFLEPRRGILRDIPLKYNLSHKTSGSIFDMLFAHEIFLSDVKVTGHPYKNQYRGIGLQIRIGDPEIYLTGEQTYIIDYTVENGLLHGASGPEFYWNIIGDQWEVPIEEVSFKISIPQGIPIGEEDFEIRTGEYGSVEQSSSAQWNQNVLTGQSLVGLGNYKGMTAAIRMPVGSIEVYPFYKLLFYHGKFFILPLIMLLSFYFVWRRFGVDTKMADMVAYLPPKGIDSAMAGFAIDIRANMHDVLSMIPYLGHKGYLKIEHQKAEGFFADDDITFIKLKELPVDAPAHQKVFFDGIFECGDRVQLSDLKNTFYTHFQTAQSAVNDAVMNSDYFTAPSKKLYWNSFWVIGLVAVTNAALCFFYGKIFFLILTIIFAIVLMVFAYSLLKRSQHGDMLYREIRGLKKFIKLAEKDKLEFLVKEDPSYFDAVLPYAVAFNCADTWCDKFKGINLPTPTWFHSNTPSFYSSHGIFNAAAFNDTLSQSLTEMRTVMSSRPSSSGSSSGGGGGSFSGGGFGGGGGSSW
- a CDS encoding LemA family protein — encoded protein: MMILLGLALFIGIVLVFFYNGLVRAKNAVMDAWSNIDVALKKRYDLIPNIVNTVKGYAAHESGTLEKVIAARNAALSVPKGDINGKIAADQALTAGLRQIFALAENYPDLKANTNFLQLQDTLSEIEQNLENARRYYNATVRENNNKVEGFPGVLIASSFGFSTFDYFETEEESKKNVTVQF